One genomic segment of Streptomyces sp. RKND-216 includes these proteins:
- the thpR gene encoding RNA 2',3'-cyclic phosphodiesterase, with protein MRLFAALLPPDPAVAALAGAVAPLHGLPGADRLRWTHREGWHFTLAFYGEVDAAHTLPDLSERLARAARRSSPLPLRLSGAGRFGDRALWVGADGDRRALERLAQAAQAAGRRSGVQREAGRPFRAHLTLARIRGRGRGPSEGAATDLRPYVEALGGFESDPWIASELTLVHSRLPASGVPGEQPHYAPIAAWPLGG; from the coding sequence ATGCGCCTGTTCGCCGCCCTGCTGCCGCCCGACCCGGCGGTCGCCGCACTCGCCGGAGCCGTCGCGCCCCTGCACGGGCTCCCGGGCGCGGACCGGCTCCGCTGGACCCACCGCGAGGGCTGGCACTTCACCCTCGCCTTCTACGGCGAGGTCGACGCCGCGCACACCCTCCCCGACCTAAGCGAACGGCTCGCCCGCGCCGCCCGGCGCAGCAGCCCCCTCCCTCTGCGTCTCTCCGGCGCCGGACGGTTCGGCGACCGCGCCCTGTGGGTGGGGGCGGACGGCGACCGCCGCGCCCTGGAACGGCTGGCCCAGGCCGCGCAGGCCGCCGGGCGCCGCAGCGGCGTGCAGAGGGAGGCGGGCCGCCCGTTCCGTGCGCACCTCACGCTCGCCCGGATCAGGGGCCGCGGCCGGGGGCCGTCCGAGGGGGCCGCCACCGACCTGCGTCCGTACGTCGAGGCACTCGGCGGCTTCGAGAGCGACCCGTGGATCGCATCCGAGCTGACGCTCGTGCACAGCCGGCTGCCCGCGAGCGGCGTGCCGGGTGAGCAGCCTCACTACGCGCCGATCGCCGCCTGGCCGCTGGGCGGCTGA
- a CDS encoding MFS transporter — MSSGHGADSAPAPHDTTAETTADTPRPTPAPTDAPTDATGEAPSKTSMFSSLRVRNYRLFFLGQAVSNTGTWMQRIAQDWLVLSLTGSATAVGITTALQFLPMLLFGLYGGVIADRCNKRRLLLLTQSTMGVTGLVLAGLTLSGHVHVLHVYALAFALGLATVVDNPTRQTYVSEMVGPRMLRNAVSLNSANFQSARLVGPAVAGVMITAVGSGWAFLFNGLSFLAPIAGLLMIRTGELHATERAPRSKGQLREGLAYVRSRPDLLWPIVLVGFIGTFGFNFPIWLTAFTDRVFEEGAGTYGLLNTLIAIGSLAGALLAARRAVSRMRLMLGAALLFGVLEMAAALTPSFWLFAAVMLPIGVMGMTFNVTANSSVQLASDPTMRGRVMSLYMMVFVGGTPIGGPIMGWITDTYGARAGFLAGGLVSALVAVGVALALARASGLRLAFRPGNGRRVLTFVPREEEPSGVPAAVGADATGPVPSSGEPAPDRARVPTAV, encoded by the coding sequence TTGAGTTCGGGCCACGGAGCAGACTCCGCACCCGCGCCGCACGACACCACCGCCGAGACCACTGCCGACACCCCCCGGCCCACCCCCGCACCCACGGACGCACCCACGGACGCCACCGGCGAAGCGCCGTCGAAGACCTCGATGTTCAGCTCCCTCCGGGTGCGGAACTACCGCCTCTTCTTCCTCGGCCAGGCCGTCTCCAACACCGGTACCTGGATGCAGCGGATCGCCCAGGACTGGCTCGTGCTCAGCCTCACCGGCTCCGCCACCGCCGTCGGCATCACCACCGCCCTCCAGTTCCTGCCGATGCTGCTCTTCGGCCTCTACGGCGGCGTCATCGCCGACCGCTGCAACAAGCGGCGGTTGCTGCTGCTCACCCAGTCCACGATGGGCGTCACCGGCCTGGTGCTCGCCGGGCTCACGCTCAGCGGACACGTGCACGTCCTGCATGTCTACGCCCTCGCCTTCGCTCTCGGCCTCGCGACCGTCGTCGACAACCCGACCCGGCAGACCTACGTCTCCGAGATGGTCGGCCCGCGCATGCTGCGCAACGCCGTCTCGCTGAACTCCGCGAACTTCCAGAGCGCCCGGCTGGTCGGCCCCGCCGTCGCCGGCGTGATGATCACCGCGGTGGGCAGCGGCTGGGCGTTCCTCTTCAACGGGCTGTCCTTCCTCGCGCCCATCGCGGGCCTGCTGATGATCCGGACCGGCGAGCTGCACGCCACCGAACGCGCCCCGCGCAGCAAGGGGCAGCTGCGCGAGGGTCTCGCCTACGTCCGCAGCCGTCCCGACCTGCTGTGGCCCATCGTGCTGGTCGGCTTCATCGGCACCTTCGGCTTCAACTTCCCCATCTGGCTGACCGCGTTCACCGACCGCGTCTTCGAGGAGGGTGCCGGGACGTACGGCCTGCTCAACACGCTGATCGCGATCGGCTCGCTGGCGGGCGCGCTGCTCGCGGCCCGGCGCGCGGTCAGCCGCATGCGGCTGATGCTGGGCGCCGCGCTGCTCTTCGGCGTCCTGGAGATGGCCGCCGCCCTCACCCCATCGTTCTGGCTGTTCGCCGCGGTCATGCTGCCCATCGGCGTGATGGGCATGACCTTCAACGTCACCGCCAACTCCAGCGTGCAGCTCGCCTCCGACCCGACTATGCGCGGCCGGGTGATGAGCCTGTACATGATGGTCTTCGTCGGCGGCACCCCGATCGGCGGGCCCATCATGGGCTGGATCACCGACACCTACGGCGCGCGGGCCGGCTTCCTCGCCGGCGGCCTGGTCTCGGCGCTCGTCGCGGTGGGCGTGGCTCTGGCACTGGCGCGCGCCAGCGGCCTGCGGCTGGCCTTCCGGCCCGGGAACGGCCGTCGCGTGCTGACGTTCGTCCCGCGCGAGGAGGAGCCCTCCGGGGTGCCCGCCGCAGTCGGGGCCGATGCCACCGGTCCGGTGCCCTCGTCCGGAGAGCCCGCCCCGGACCGTGCCCGCGTCCCCACCGCGGTCTGA
- a CDS encoding YrdB family protein, whose translation MTPVLRSLNLLLMFLLELAVYASAGHWGYTVADSGAVRILLTVFAPAALAVVWALFGSPKAPHPARGGTRVLLEVLWFGTGVAALAAAGRAEWSAVFAGLFLANAALRAPWRE comes from the coding sequence ATGACCCCCGTGCTCAGGTCCCTCAACCTGCTGTTGATGTTCCTGCTCGAACTCGCGGTGTACGCCTCCGCGGGCCACTGGGGTTACACCGTGGCCGATTCTGGAGCGGTCCGCATCCTGCTGACGGTGTTCGCCCCGGCGGCCCTGGCCGTCGTCTGGGCGCTCTTCGGCTCGCCCAAGGCGCCCCACCCGGCCAGGGGCGGCACGCGGGTACTGCTGGAGGTGCTCTGGTTCGGCACCGGAGTCGCCGCACTCGCCGCCGCGGGCCGTGCGGAGTGGTCGGCCGTCTTCGCCGGACTCTTCCTGGCCAACGCCGCGCTGCGGGCGCCCTGGCGCGAGTGA